GTCTTCTTCTGCCGCATGGTGCCGATCATGCGCAGCCTCATCTCGATCCCGGCCGGCCTGGTGCGCATGAACATGGGGCTGTTCGTCGTCTACACGGCCATCGGTTCGGCCGTCTGGAACCTGGTGCTGGTCGGACTGGGGGCGGCGCTGGGCGCCACCTGGGACCGGGTGTCCCACTGGGTCAGCATCTACCAGGACGTGGTGATCGCCGTCCTGCTCCTGGGCGCGGCCGCCTTCCTCCTCTACCGGCTGCTGCGCAGGCGGAAGTAGGGCGGAGAAGACGTCCCCCAATGCCCGGAGCCGGTGCCGCGCATGCGGCACCGGCTCCTTTCGTGTTGCCCTCTGCGCTTCAGCGCCTGCGGCGGGACGGCCCCGACCGCAGAACCAGCTCGACGCTGCCGTCTTCGCCCACTTCCGGTGTGTAGCGGTTCCCCTCGGAATCGCTCACCTGGAGCCGCTCGATGTACCAGGGCCCCCGGCTCTCGACCAGGGCCTGGAGCTTGCTCACCACGTCCTCCCGGCTGATGGCGAGCGTCTTGCCGCCTCCATGCTCCATGATCGACCAAACGTCCACCGGAACTCCCCCTTTCCCCACAGATCCGGCCCGGCCTGTTGGAGCGCGCTCCCCCCGGCCGGCCTGCGGTATACACGCGCTGCGGCTGGGCGCCGACGCGGGACCGGCTGCGGCACCGGTCGCGCCGTCGGCGCGAACCCTCCGCACCGCAGTGCGACGGATGACCTTCCTATCTTACACCAGTTGCGGTGGCAGGCACAACCCTGAGCCGCACCGCACCCACGTCGGGAGACGTCTCAACGATTAGGAGGTGTGGGCAGTGGTCCTCGTCATCGGCGGCGATCACCTGGGCTCCATCGACGAACACCTGCGCCGGCTCGGCTACCGGTCCGTGAAGCACGTCACGGGGCGGAGCGAGCGGCGCGTCGAGATCCCGTCCGGCACGGAGCTGGTCGTCGTGCTGATCGATTACGTCAACCACAACCTCGCCAGGTGGGTCAAACAGCAGGCCAAGGCGCGGGGGCTGCCGATCATCTTCTCCCGCCGCTCCTGGAGTTCCATCTGCGCCTCGCTCCGGAACTGCGAGGACTGCCCGCACCGCAAGGGCTGTCTGGACTCCTCCGCCGCCTCATGACGCGATCGAGGCCGCCATCCGGGATCGGGTGGCGGCCTTTTCGTCTGTCCGGCCAACGGGTTCCTCAGGCGGTCCCCTGCCGCTGCACGTGCTCGACGGCGTTCATGAACGTCTGCAGGACCTTGGGGTCGAACATCTCCCGCATCGGCCCCGCCATCGTGGCCAGCGCCTCCGTGGGGTGGATCCCCTCCCGGTAGACGCGGTCGGCGGTGAGGGCGTCGTACACGTCGGCTACCGTGCAGATGCGGGCGTAGAGATGGATCTGTTCGCCGGCCAGCCCCATCGGGTATCCCCTGCCGTCCCAGCGCTCGTGGTGCTGAAGCGCCACCAGCGCCACCTCGGGCGGCAGGTCCGGCTGCTCCCTGAGCAACACCCAGCCCAGGGTCGTGTGCCGCTTCATGACCTCGAGCTCCTCGGGCGTCAGCCTGTCGGGCTTGTTGAGGATCGCCGTCGGAATGCCGACCTTGCCCAGGTCGTGGAGCAGCGCGCCCATCGCCAGGTCGACCAGGGCGCTGCCCTGCAGCCCCATCGCCCGGCCGATCATGGTGGAGAGGAGACACACTTCCACCGAATGCAGCAATGTGTACTCATCGGCCTGCCTGAGCTCCTGCAGGGGCAGCGCCGCGGCCGGGTGGGTGAGGACCTCGCGCACGACGCCCACCACCGCCCGGCGGATACCGCTGGTGTCCAGCTCCAGCTCCGGCAGACGCACGGTGGCGGTGGCCTGCTCCATCGTCCGTCGCAGGCCGTCCGTGAACTGCCTGAGCTCCTGGGTCACCTCGCGCCGGAGACGCAGAGAAAGCTCCGGCGCCGGCTTGGGCGGCGACGTGTCCGGCACGTAAACCGCCTCGACGCCGTGCTGCCTGAGCTGCCAGATGTAGTTGCGGTTGAGTCGCACTCCGGTCGAAAGCAGGACTCGGCCGTCCTCGCTCAGCACGTCCCTCGCCAGAAGATCACCGGGCTGCAGCTCGGCTACCGGTACCCGTCGGACCTTCGCCACAGTGCGTTCCTCCCCGGGGCGGGCGGCTAAACAGCCATCTCCCTCATGTACTGATCAGCGTCTTCGTGGACTTCGCGGATGATCTCCACGTGCCGCTCCCGGAACAGATCGATCTCATAGGGCTGCGGCGTGGGGGACCCGTCGGGCTCCAGCAGCACCCGTACCCGGGGCCGGTCGGCCCGTCCGCGCTCAGCGGCCACCACCACGGCCTTCCGCCCGCCGGTCAGCTCCACCATCGAGCCCACCGGCCAGGGCGCGATGCAGTTGAGGAACGCGAGCAGGAAGTGGGGATCGAAGAATCCGTGCATGGGGCCCGACAGCGATTCCAGCGCCATGGCGGGGCTGAGCCCCTTCCGGTAGATGCGGTCCGACGTCATCGCGTCGTAGCAGTCGACGATGGCGCACACCCGGGCATACCGGTAGATCTGGTTGTCGCGCAGGTTGTGCGGGTACCCGCCCCCGGCCCAGCGCTCGTGGTGCTGAAGCGCGACCACGGCCGCGGTGGGCGGGATCTCGGGCTGGTTCTTCAGGAGCTCCCAGCCCAGCACCGTGTGCCGCTTCATGATCTCCGCCTCTTCGGGCGTGAGCCGGTCGGGTTTGTTGAGGATCTCCGGCGGGATCGCCACCTTGCCGATGTCGTGCAGGAGCGTTCCCAGGGCGAGATCCCGCAGGTCGTCCAGTGAAAACCCCAGCTCGATGCCGAGCAGGGTGGACAGGATGCAGACATTGACGGAGTGGCTGAGCGTGTACTGGTCGGCAGACCGGATGTCCACCAGGCTGACGGCCACCTTGGGGTTGCTGAGCAGTTCCGCGATGATCTGGTCGATCGTCTGCTTCAGGCCGTCGGTGCGGATGGTGGGCGAGAAGTGGCGAAGGCCGGCGTGGGTCGCCTCGGCGAGGGCCGCCCGCACCTCCTCCATCGTCCTCTGCATCTGGTCCTTCAACTGGATCCGGGTCTCATCGGATACGACGTCCAGCGGCTCGACGTCAGGCGCCAGCTCGTTGACGATGTACACGGTGGTGATGCCGTACGAAAGCAAGGGCCCGATGAAGGACTCCCTCAGCACCGTTCCCGCTTGCAGCAACACCTGGCCATTCGCAGAAAAGATCGTCTTCCCCAGTCTCATGCCGGCGCGGATGTCGGTCGTCGGGACCCGGTACAAAGTGTACACCTCCGGGTTGGAAGGACAGATGAGCGCCGCATCGCGGAGGATGCACGGTCCGCCTCCCCTGTTACGCACACACCAAAGGTACAAACATTAATGTATGGGTTATACACAATAGCGACCTAATCCTTCTCCAACCCGGACCTTCATCGATTGGTTTTCCGTTTTTTGATATGTTGACTCCCTATAACTGTAAGTTCCCGCCGCCCTCTCTCAAAGGGCCGGCGCAAGCGCCGCCAGCCGCCCGACGCAGTCCATCCAGCCGTCCCGGTGGTTTTCCGCCACCCCGGGGGCCGCAAACCCCTCGTGTCGCAGGATCAGCTCGGTCCCGCCGTCGACCTCCCGCAGGAACAGCGAGACCACCGTCTCCTCCCCGGCGGGGTCGCCCTCCCAGGCGAAGGTGAAGACGAGTCGCTCCGGCGGGACGATCTCCCGGTACGTCCCCACGCACACCAGGTCGCCCCAGCCCAACCGCATCGACAGCCGGTAACGGCCGCCCACCCGCAAGTCCACCTCCGCCCGGGCCTCCGGCCCCTACCAGCGCACCAGCAAGTCCACCTCCGCCCGGGCCTCCGGCCCCTACCAGCGCACCAGCAAGTCCACCTCCGCCCGGGCCTCCGGCCCCTACCAGCACACCAGCAAGTCCACCTCCGCCCGGGCCTCCGGCCCCTACCAGCGCACCAGCAAGTCCACCTCCGCCCGGGCCTCCGGTCCCCACCAGCGCACCAGCAGGTCCGGCTCCGTCCAGTCGGCGAACACCCGCTCCCGGGGCGCCTTCAGGCGCATCTGAACCGGTTCCATCTCCATCGTTCCATCCCCCTCCTGCAGCGTGCATGCACGGCAAGCGGCTACGCCGGCCGCCCCATCTCCAGGGCCAGGGCCACCAGCCAGTCGTGCCAGCCCAGGTGGTTGTCGATGGACTCCCAGCCCAGCCCCTCCTCCCGCACGGTCACCCGCGTGCGCCCGTCGGGCAGCGGATCGATCCGCCACGTGACCGTCGTGGCCGGCTGGTCCGCCGCGAACACGCAGACCAGCAGCCGCCCCTCCTCCCGCCGCAGCTCCGGACCCAGGGCAACCCCGAGCCACCGGTCCCTCAACACCGGGTCCACCAGGGCGGCCCACACCCGCTCCGGGGGCGCGTCGATCTCCACGGACCGCTCCACCACGGCTCCGAAGGGCGGCCGGAAGGCGAAACGCGGCAGCGCCGCGGCCCGCTCCACCCAGCCCTGCAGCAGCCGGAGCCAGAGGACCCAGACGCACTGCCAGGTCTGCTCCGGCCAGCGGGCCGGCAGCGCGTCCTCCGGGATGCCCCGGTGATGGACGGTGACCCGGGTGCACCCGGCCCCGGCGTGGCCCACCCCCGTTCCCGACCCGACTGTGCGTCCCTCCCGGGTCAGCTGGTCCGATGAGCCGCCCTCTCCGGTCACCGGATCCAGCACGATCTCGACCACCGATACCCACCCCCCGAGCGGCCACTCGAACCGGAAGCCCCGATCGCCGTTCTCCAGCAGCCGGCCGCCGAGGGATCCCGTAGGCACACTTTCCCCGCGAAGGCGATAGACCGAGTCGCTGACCTCGGCCGCGGCGCCGCTCCAGACGGCGAGCTCCGCCGGGTCCGTCAGCGCCCGCCGCACGCGCTCAGGAGCCGCGGCGATCTGTCGGGATGCCCGAACCTCCATCTGTCTGCTCCCCCTCTCCTCGCCAGTCTTCGGACTCCACCAGCCGCTTCAGGCCGGCCAGGCGGTCGTCCCAGAACCGCTGATAGTGCGACAGCCAGCCCTCCCACAGCTCCCGAAGCGGTTCCGGCTCGAGCCGGTAGATCCGCCTCCTTCCCTCCCGCCGCTCCCGCACGAGCCCGGCCTCCCGCAGGACGGCCAGGTGCTGGGACACGGCCGGGCGGGAGATGTCGGGAAAATGCCTGGCAATTTCTCCCGCCGCCAGGTCGCTTTGCGCCAGCAGGTCCAGGATGCGGCGGCGGGTCGGGTCGGCCAGGGCCTGCAGCACCCGCTCCATCCGCCTCACCCCCATATGTAAGTCGATACTTACGTATCAGAGTGTATAAGACACCGAATCCTCTGTCAACATGCATTCGCGTCAACACGTTGGGCAAGGGCAGGCGTGAGACCGGGGCCGGGGTGATACCCCGCAGGCACGACGGGAACGAATGTGCACTTTCTTCGAGTCCTTGCGCAGCGGGCGTTTCCGGGCGCGCGGGACGGGAAAAGCCCAGGAGGCGCGGGCTTCACGAAAGTGCACATTCGCATCAACGGCGGGGTTCATGGCCCCTGCGTGAACGTGTTCGAGGACCGCGCTTCGATCGGGGTCGTGCCGCGGCAACGAATGTGCACGTTCTTCGTGTCCTTGTGCAACAAGCGTTTCCGGGCTCGCGGGACGGGAAGAGCCCATGGGGCGCGGGCTTCACGAAAGTGCACATTCGCATCAACGGCGGGGTTCAGGACCCCTGGGTGAAGGTGTTCGGGGCCCGAGCTTTGGCCGGGGGCGTGCCGCAGCAACGAATGTGCACTTTCTTCGAGTCCTTGCGCAGCGGGCGTTTCCGGGCGCGCGGGGCGGGAAAAGCCCAGGAGGCGCGGGATTCACGAAAGTGCACATTCGCGTCAACGGCGGGGTTCATGGCCCCTGCGTGAACGTGTCGAGGACCGCGCTTCGATCGGGGTCGTGCCGCGGCAACGAATGTGCACTTTCGTCGAGTCCTTACGCAGCAAGCGTGTCCGGGCTCGCGGGGCGGGAGAAGCCCATGGGGCGCGGGCTTCACGAAAGTGCACATTCGCATCAACGGCGGGGTTCACGGCCCCCGCGGGAACGTATTCGAGGACCGAGCTTCGGTCCGGGTCGTGCCGCAGCAACGAATGTGCACTTTCTTCGGATCCTTGCGCAGCAAGCGTGTCCAGGCTCGCGGGACGGGAAAAGCCCATGGGGCGCGGGTTTCACGAAAGTGCACATTCGCATCAACGGCAGGGCGGGAAAAGCCGGAATCAGGTATCCGCGCAGCGTGCACGAGGGAAATGCACGAAACCGGCGCCGAGCCCGCGCGGCCCCGGCCGCCCCTTGCAAACCGGCGTTCCGTGGGGTAGTCCTAGATAGAGAGGATCACAGTCGCGGCAAGGGGGCAGCCCGTTGAACCAGGCAGTACCACAGATCGACGTGGTCGGCGCGGTCATCGAAAACGAATCGGGCGAGGTGCTCTGCGCCCGCCGGGCTCCCGGATCGGCCCGGGGCGGTCTCTGGGAGTTCCCCGGCGGAAAAATTGAACCCGGCGAGCGCCCCGAAGAGGCGCTGCGCCGGGAGATTCGCGAAGAATTGGGGTGCGACATCGTCGTCGGCGAGCCAGTCGCGGAGGCCACGCACCGCTACCCGGAGGTGGTGGTGCGGCTGCTGACATTCCGGGCGCGCCTCGTCCGCGGCCGGCCCGTATCCCGGGAGCACGCGGAGCTGCGCTGGGTGCCCGTCGCCGCACTGGGCCGGCTCGACTGGGCCCCCGCCGATCTGCCGACGGTCGCCCGGCTCCAGGCCGAAGCCGGAGCCCCGGGCGAGGGCCGCCCCGTCAGCCCAGGTGAATGAGCCCCAGGTGGACGGCGCCGCCGTCCTCCCAGAGCGCGTCCCGAAGCTCCTCTGGGTAGACCGGCTCCGAGAGCGCGGCCACCTCGGCCCGGGTGAACCAGCGGCACTCCCGCACCGGCCCGTCCGGGTCCTGGATGCGCCAGCCCTGCCAGGGCCGGTCGGCCGGACCGGCCGGCTCGGCCGCCCGCCCGGCGAGTGCGGCGCCGGACGGATGGCCGGTGGGCGCCGCCGCCCGGAAGACGATCTCGACCACGTGCTCCGACCGGCGCGCGGAACGGAACTCCTGCACGTAGGCTAACGGTCCCACCTCTGCGGCGACCCCGGCCTCCTCCGCCGCCTCCCGGACGGCGGCGGTACGCAGGTCCTCCCCCGGGTCCAGCGTGCCGCCGGGCAGCACCCACGCTGACCCGTCCCGGCTGCGGCAGAGGAGCAGTTCGCCGCCGGCGTTGAACACCATCACCCGGGCGACGACCCGGATGCCGGTCACCTGCTCGCCCATCCGATTCCACTTCCTTTCGCAGTGATGATTTCAACAGCGCCATCTTACCGCATTCGCCGGCGCCATTCCCAGCGCCCCGGCGACGGAAGGAGGGATCCGCCTGAACCCCGTTCCCATGCCCGACCTCCAACGGCTGAAGGCCGAGATGAAGGACCGTGCGCGGGAGATCGGCATCGACCTGGTCGGCGTGGCACCGGCGGAGCCCTTCCTGCGGGAACGGCAGATCCTGGAGGAGCGCATCGCCCGCGGGCGCGGCCCCAACCCTTACGAGCACCCGGTGGTCGAGGAGCGGGTCTACCCCGAGCGGCTGCTCCCCGGCGTGAAGGCCATCATTGCCTGCGGGATCGCCTACTACCACCCCGACGCCCCGCGCCCGCCCGAGGACCGCGTCGCCCTGCGGGGCTGGCTCTCCCGCTACTGCCGGGGCCGCGACTACCACCAGATCCTGAAGGACCGGATCCTGGCGCTCGCCGCCTGGCTGGAGCGCCGCGCCCCGGGCCACCGGCACGTGGCCTATGTGGACACCGGGCCGCCCCTGGACCGGGCGGTGGCCGAACGGGCGGGCATCGGCAAGTTCGGCAAGCACACCAACCTCATCACCCGGGAGTACGGCACCTGGGTCTTCCTCGGCGAGCTGCTGACGACCCTGCCGCTGCCGCCCGACGAGCCGCAGCCGCCTGCCTGCGGCGCCTGCACCCTCTGCATCGACGCCTGCCCCACCGGGGCGCTCAGCGAATGGCGGCTGGAGTGGGACCGCTGCCTCTCCCACATCACCCAGATGAAGGGCATCATCCCCGCCGAGTACCGGG
The nucleotide sequence above comes from Symbiobacterium thermophilum IAM 14863. Encoded proteins:
- the queG gene encoding tRNA epoxyqueuosine(34) reductase QueG, with amino-acid sequence MPDLQRLKAEMKDRAREIGIDLVGVAPAEPFLRERQILEERIARGRGPNPYEHPVVEERVYPERLLPGVKAIIACGIAYYHPDAPRPPEDRVALRGWLSRYCRGRDYHQILKDRILALAAWLERRAPGHRHVAYVDTGPPLDRAVAERAGIGKFGKHTNLITREYGTWVFLGELLTTLPLPPDEPQPPACGACTLCIDACPTGALSEWRLEWDRCLSHITQMKGIIPAEYREVMGNRLFGCDDCQDVCPYNRRARPSRHPEFAPSPDLDGGEPDLLRLMAMTKGDFRRWFEPTAAGWRGKTTIQRNALIALGNSGDPAALPALTAALESESAILRAHAAWALGRLGRLAPDARDAARSALARRATCETDPAVRLELGAALESLGGGE
- a CDS encoding HD-GYP domain-containing protein; protein product: MYRVPTTDIRAGMRLGKTIFSANGQVLLQAGTVLRESFIGPLLSYGITTVYIVNELAPDVEPLDVVSDETRIQLKDQMQRTMEEVRAALAEATHAGLRHFSPTIRTDGLKQTIDQIIAELLSNPKVAVSLVDIRSADQYTLSHSVNVCILSTLLGIELGFSLDDLRDLALGTLLHDIGKVAIPPEILNKPDRLTPEEAEIMKRHTVLGWELLKNQPEIPPTAAVVALQHHERWAGGGYPHNLRDNQIYRYARVCAIVDCYDAMTSDRIYRKGLSPAMALESLSGPMHGFFDPHFLLAFLNCIAPWPVGSMVELTGGRKAVVVAAERGRADRPRVRVLLEPDGSPTPQPYEIDLFRERHVEIIREVHEDADQYMREMAV
- a CDS encoding SRPBCC family protein, with product MEVRASRQIAAAPERVRRALTDPAELAVWSGAAAEVSDSVYRLRGESVPTGSLGGRLLENGDRGFRFEWPLGGWVSVVEIVLDPVTGEGGSSDQLTREGRTVGSGTGVGHAGAGCTRVTVHHRGIPEDALPARWPEQTWQCVWVLWLRLLQGWVERAAALPRFAFRPPFGAVVERSVEIDAPPERVWAALVDPVLRDRWLGVALGPELRREEGRLLVCVFAADQPATTVTWRIDPLPDGRTRVTVREEGLGWESIDNHLGWHDWLVALALEMGRPA
- a CDS encoding SRPBCC family protein; the encoded protein is MDLRVGGRYRLSMRLGWGDLVCVGTYREIVPPERLVFTFAWEGDPAGEETVVSLFLREVDGGTELILRHEGFAAPGVAENHRDGWMDCVGRLAALAPAL
- a CDS encoding metalloregulator ArsR/SmtB family transcription factor, which translates into the protein MERVLQALADPTRRRILDLLAQSDLAAGEIARHFPDISRPAVSQHLAVLREAGLVRERREGRRRIYRLEPEPLRELWEGWLSHYQRFWDDRLAGLKRLVESEDWRGEGEQTDGGSGIPTDRRGS
- a CDS encoding DUF2325 domain-containing protein, with product MVLVIGGDHLGSIDEHLRRLGYRSVKHVTGRSERRVEIPSGTELVVVLIDYVNHNLARWVKQQAKARGLPIIFSRRSWSSICASLRNCEDCPHRKGCLDSSAAS
- a CDS encoding HD-GYP domain-containing protein; its protein translation is MAKVRRVPVAELQPGDLLARDVLSEDGRVLLSTGVRLNRNYIWQLRQHGVEAVYVPDTSPPKPAPELSLRLRREVTQELRQFTDGLRRTMEQATATVRLPELELDTSGIRRAVVGVVREVLTHPAAALPLQELRQADEYTLLHSVEVCLLSTMIGRAMGLQGSALVDLAMGALLHDLGKVGIPTAILNKPDRLTPEELEVMKRHTTLGWVLLREQPDLPPEVALVALQHHERWDGRGYPMGLAGEQIHLYARICTVADVYDALTADRVYREGIHPTEALATMAGPMREMFDPKVLQTFMNAVEHVQRQGTA
- a CDS encoding SRPBCC domain-containing protein, which produces MEMEPVQMRLKAPRERVFADWTEPDLLVRWWGPEARAEVDLLVRW
- a CDS encoding (deoxy)nucleoside triphosphate pyrophosphohydrolase; its protein translation is MNQAVPQIDVVGAVIENESGEVLCARRAPGSARGGLWEFPGGKIEPGERPEEALRREIREELGCDIVVGEPVAEATHRYPEVVVRLLTFRARLVRGRPVSREHAELRWVPVAALGRLDWAPADLPTVARLQAEAGAPGEGRPVSPGE
- a CDS encoding NUDIX domain-containing protein, which gives rise to MGEQVTGIRVVARVMVFNAGGELLLCRSRDGSAWVLPGGTLDPGEDLRTAAVREAAEEAGVAAEVGPLAYVQEFRSARRSEHVVEIVFRAAAPTGHPSGAALAGRAAEPAGPADRPWQGWRIQDPDGPVRECRWFTRAEVAALSEPVYPEELRDALWEDGGAVHLGLIHLG